One Setaria italica strain Yugu1 chromosome II, Setaria_italica_v2.0, whole genome shotgun sequence DNA segment encodes these proteins:
- the LOC101784658 gene encoding ethylene-responsive transcription factor RAP2-11: MELQFQQQPQSHPQQQCSYQLPVTKETKPKVRTKCGGGGSKFVGVRQRPSGRWVAEIKDTTQKIRMWLGTFETAEEAARAYDEAACLLRGANTRTNFAAGAHASPPDSLLAARIRGILNHKKLKKNTALPTVTFFPAAYHRAGHDAIATAAATSSTSTSTITTTTSGVSPSSSPSSSINFSMSSNGIRAPILPARSIAEEVYRPYLISGSEELQMASQQYEQSWALNTSSPSTIGCDMANNNACTAVADAELKIKPEKHCSVSPHGMDKVQDKDLFDTGNDPSDSLWDLPPICPLSCRSLMY, from the coding sequence ATGGAGCTCCAGTTCCAGCAGCAGCCACAAAGCCATCCCCAGCAGCAATGCAGCTACCAGCTGCCAGTCACAAAGGAAACCAAGCCCAAAGTGAGAACCAaatgcggtggcggcggcagcaagttCGTGGGCGTCAGGCAGAGGCCCTCCGGGAGGTGGGTGGCTGAGATCAAGGACACCACCCAGAAGATCCGGATGTGGCTGGGCACGTTCGAGaccgccgaggaggcggcgcgggcctACGACGAGGCTGCCTGCCTCCTCAGGGGCGCGAACACGCGCACCAACTTCGCCGCCGGCGCACACGCCTCGCCGCCGGACTCGCTGCTTGCGGCGAGGATCCGCGGCATCCTCAACCAcaagaagctgaagaagaacaCAGCCTTGCCTACCGTCACCTTCTTCCCCGCAGCTTACCACCGTGCTGGCCATGACGCAATCGCCACAGCCGCTGCAACTAGCAGCACTAGCACCAGCACCATCACCACGACCACCAGTGGTGTCAGTCCCAGTAGCAGTCCTAGCTCCAGCATCAACTTCTCCATGAGCAGCAATGGCATTCGCGCTCCCATCCTCCCTGCTCGAAGCATCGCCGAAGAAGTCTACAGGCCATACTTGATCAGCGGAAGCGAAGAGCTCCAGATGGCCTCGCAGCAGTACGAGCAATCATGGGCACTCAACACCAGTTCACCATCGACGATTGGATGCGACATGGCTAACAACAATGCTTGCACGGCGGTCGCAGACGCAGAGCTAAAGATTAAGCCGGAGAAGCATTGCTCTGTGTCACCCCATGGCATGGACAAAGTTCAGGACAAGGATTTATTCGACACGGGAAATGATCCATCTGACTCCTTGTGGGATCTGCCACCTATTTGCCCTCTGTCTTGCAGGTCTTTGATGTATTAG